TTCATTGCTGTATGACGACAATCGCAGAGTGTAATGTGTGGATTCGACGAGAGAGTCATGGTACTCCTCTACGCCCAACCCCTCCAGCACCATCTTTTGGATCATCCGACCCAACTCCTTTAGTCCCTCTACGTAGCACTTAATCGTCTCACTGGCCAAacagagacaaacaatcaagtCGGGGAGAGAGGACTACCCGTTGCATTCCAGAGTTTGTTatcctttaattttttttgggtgCATTCGGACCCGCTATCTATGATACGtccgtttcagcaaaaaaaaaaaaaacaaaaacaaaaaagattatCGTTGCACCAAAGCCCGCTTTCCATGATACGTACACACAGACACTCTCCTTTTCTGTAAACTAAAAAGAGATGATTGCATTGTTAAACAACGAAATCAAGCGCaagatctttctttcctttgctAAGAATAGTTGTGAGCTCACAACCAACCATTTATTAGAAATAATGGATTTATTACTCATGACAAACACTGGTTATCAACTGgaaaatatattcaaagatTTGAATACATATTTAACCTCTTTTCAGTGGCGGAGTGGTGCAACTTTTGGACCATATATAGCTATATTCCACGATACAGAGGGGAACTAAACTCGTGGTATATATGTTTAGCTTGTATACGCGGTTGGTTACCATTTTATGTATGGTCCTTCTATACGATtttatttctcttcttctcttttcttctgaGAGAAAGTCCATGCAAGCATTTTATAGATTTGTATTTCTTatttatagtttttttttggaaatgaaAACGAGGGTGTTCCCCGTTATTATTTATTACATGTTATTTAATTATATGGAGGATGGAGAAATAAGATTCTGAGAATACTATATACAGGAGCTTTGAGCTCTTTATTTATGAGAACTGTAGGATCTACCCCGACGGTGGGAGATACTGCGTGATGTGACTACTTCCGGGGGTGGTTTACTATGGAGGAGAAATCTCTATTCTGATGAACCTCTATTTCCTATACACAGTTATGAATAGGTCAGgaattaaagatatataaaatgGCTATCTAAATTAAGGATCAGGTATCAAAATTCAGTCAACAGAGATTAAACATGAAATGATAGGATACCAAAAGCTTGCATTTCCTTGGGGCCACATAAGGTTGGTGAAGCTCTGGATGCCCTCTGGTGTGGCATCCAGGATGGAGCTGTCCACTGCCTTAAAAGTGGCATGGCCTAAGTAGCCAGGGCTCTGCGACTTGGTCTCGGCAGGGAGGCTGTGCACCTCCCTCGCTGCATTTCTGAAGACCGCCTCGCGAAGCTGCTGGTTGACCCCATCATAGATGACCTCGAAACAGCCGTAGGACCGCAGCGCCTGGAGGACCTGGGCTCTCGCAGCTTCCCATTCCGGGGTCCCTGTATGCTTCTCTCGCAGCCCTGAGAGGTCTATTTGGGGTAGTTGGAGCTGAGCCATGTCTCGCTGCTTCTTGGCAGTAAGTATGCTACCTTTCAAAGTAGAGATGGGTCTTTAGTATCTCTTGTTGttgctctcctcctccttcactGTTATATACACAACGAACCCATGCATGGACGCCAGCTGTCAAGACTTGCATATaccctttttcctttttgttcttttttaccCGGAGAAAAATTACTTGCTCCCGGTTTTTCCAATTCTTGTCCTTAAATCTTTCCCCTGTGATGATGATATTAAGGAATGGATGCTATAAACTAAGTAATAGCAGCAGTTATATTTATTATGGAGTCTATCATACATTATACgtagaaaaaattttaaataagacCCATGTTATGTATAGTACGGAGAATTcatctaaataatttttttcaagcTCAAATTTTTGTACCatttatgaaatttttatctAATGAATTGCGAGTTGCACAAATAATTTTGTACAAATAATTCATTAACAGTTATGTTTATTACGGTGGTGAAAAGTGGCACCTCTCACTGCCATGACATATATAGTTCTGTGAAAACAACAGCTAATAATGGTATTCATGAATATCCAGACTAACAGGCAAGATCTTGGTATTATTGGTTCCACCTTCTATATTTTATGCAAAGGagtgttgaattttttttttttttggcataataAATTTACTTTATATATTAATTGTATATAATGATCTTTTCCATATTTGAAGCGGTTagtttcaataaaaataattatctaaaAATCAGTTCTATAACTGAAATTGCTTATTTGGAGACCTTTTTggaaaacaaattatatatatatatattcagaaAGAAGTTTTATAAGAAAAACTTGCTCCGCatatgaaaaggaaaaatgggaaagaaattaaaaaagccCTACCGGAAAGTTGAGAATCGCAAAGTAGCCGAGTCACAGACACGTCCTCCTGTCTCTGTTCACGTGGCCACGGCTGCCCACATGTCAGACAACTGTTCTCGTTTCAGACTACCCATGGCACCGCAGTTCCAAATTTCAAGTTGCGGCAGCACCTCGATCACGCCGTTTACCCACTAAAATCACCGAGTAACGAATCACCGATGCTTTTCTAATTGCTTTTCTGAGTAAAGTTTGCACTTACTCCGTTTCCCACCGTTGGAATTTTTTAAATGTTGGAACCAACGTGCCGGGAATACATTCTTTGATTATTGGGCTGTCTAATCAGCAGCgattttttaattcttttttgttaaaaaatcaTGGAGCAACACACGTGAaagttttttttgaaaaaaaatattaatttatgtaTACATCTAAAGGCTTTACATTCAAAACGAGTTTTTATAAGAAAAACCTTATACCAAGAACGTGCTAAGTTTGCAAAATCTAGAAGGTCAGCTTAGGATGCTGGTTCTAAATCTGCGCCGATTTATCTATATTGGCCTAAGttgattattgcaagaatacTAGTTCGAGTTTAAATCGATTTGCCATATTATGCATATCTGACACGCCTCGAAATCAATCTATGCTGAACTTAGCCACGGGCTGGCTATTCAAAGCTTGCCATATGGGCGACTCAAAAAGCATACAGAGAGTTCTTTATATCTCAAACTCTCTTCCTAGCTGGCAACAACTTAGCTATATTGCTAACTATTTTCCAACAAAACACAATACTTACGTAAATCTCACGATCGAAAAATGCAGGTGTGATTCACAGGCGAGATATACGGTTTGTTATCTTATCAATCAATATATAGCTTCATACTAATCGACAACGGGCTCTGATCttaacctatatatatatatatatatatatatatatatatatatatatatatatatatatatatatatatatatattgtattttcGGGGGTCCTCTAGCTAAGAACTCTTTTGATTCTCTTGCGCTGTCTCTCTACACCTTTAGGGCCTTCTGCTGTTTTCTGATAGGTGTGTCTAACTTAGGTATCGAAGGGTTTCTTATCGGACATGCTTCGCAGAGtatactttttttatttttgttatcaaGCGTAACAGCCTAACAAAGTATCACAACGAAGACGTATTCTATCCGATTTTTCTGATTCAGACAGTAGATAACTTGGGATCTTCAATAATCCTCACCAACTCGGTGTCGGACCGGCTTATAATGGCAACATATCTAAAAGCATTATATTCATAATGAAGTTTTGTAAGAAAAACCTTGCTcgaaaaatcaaaagaagatgaagagccCTACCTGAAAAGTCGAGAATTCCAAAGAGTTCTCAGATACGTCCTCTTGTGTCTCTTCACGGCCATAACCGTCCGCGTCAGGCAAATGCGCTCGTTTCTCACCACCCATAGCGGAACCATTCCAAATTTCAAGTTCCAACGGCTCCTCGATCGCGCCGTGTGCCCACTAAAATCACAGAGTAACCAGCGTACTATGTGAGTGGTTCATCAAAGAAATTAGTATGTAGATGCCCTCATGGCCCACCAACTCTCTGATTGATCTTCCTCTCTATTACCTCCTAAATTGACCGGCAAATAAACTCACAGAAAATAATACATAGTTTTCAATATTAAGAAGAGCAAAAGAGCACTAAGAAAAATCGTGGAGTCACCTTTTCAAGTCACTACAGCATTTTGATTGCCGCACTTGTTGATATAGATTTGATGCTAAAGTTTCCCTTTATTATTAATCCTGAACTGTCTAAAACCATTTAGGCCACCGAGTTTGCGTATGATGACCACCAtcaattcttcttttttcttctttttttttttgaaaccgaTACACTTTACTTCATTTCCCACCGTTCGAATTCTTTAAATGTTAGAATCGATATACAGTGAACGCATTCTTCTATTATTGGGCTACGTCTTGTCAGCTAACTACCAGGAAACCCGCGCTTTATGgaggattttttaatttttcttaaaaaaatcatgGAGCAATACTCGTGCTCCATATGCAAAGTTAATAATTGTTTTGCATGTACCGATGACTTATTTGTCGTTTCCACGAGGGTGTTTTTGGAAATAAAGTAATTTATGTACTCTAGAAGCCTCTTCTTCGTACAAGTTTTATAAGCAAAATCTTGTATGGAGCATGctctataaattttatttttttaatagtaaAGCTTTTGCATTATTTTTGCTTGACCTAGATTAATAGGCCGAATAACATCAATATTATGtgttcttattcttcttttattttttttcttcttgctgCGTTATTTTCCTTGCCCTGTCCAACACCTAactccgaaaaaaaaaaaaaagcacaaaaaagaggaaaagtccTACCGAAAGTTGAGTACCGTGACCATGACTATCCACATGATAGCCAACATTCTCATTTCTAGCAAACCAACCCGTCAACCTAACTTGCACGCGGCAAGTTTGAATTTGATATAAACAGGTTTCAATTATAACGACTGAACCTATttagacctatttattaaatgggttgAATTTAGGTTCAAATCTTTGACCTGTTTGACCCGttttaacccgtttaataatTAGGTCGGATCATTATCCAGCCTATTTAAGCTATATAAAACCTATTTAACCTATTTGAAATATGCTTAATATGTTTCTAACATATTTAACCTGACTCGCTTAACTTGCTTAGCTTGTTGAAATCTATTTAACCCATAAAAAATCTGATTAACTCGTTTAACCTAACTTGACTTGTTTAATTAATAAATGAGTTCTATGGGTCAGGTCGggttatctatttaataaatatgtcggattcagatctgaaattttaactTATTTACTGAACAGGTTGGGTTTaggttgaagaatttttgatccGACATGCATCTGACCCAACCGGTATGTGATCTGACTCGACACGATTGCCGCCCCTACTTATGAACCATGGCGCAgcaattcaaaattttaaatttttgagagttgtgtctgacttaggcatcgaaaGGTTCCTTGTCGGACACACTCCGGAAAGTAgacttctttatttttattatttcaggTTGGAGCCAGCATCGAAACACCGCCCAAAGCTGTTTATTCGCCGTCCAATGCTGACTTGTGCATGTTCAACATTGGGATCACCGTCAATCGAGCGCAGTAGTCTAACGGAGCATTACC
This portion of the Phoenix dactylifera cultivar Barhee BC4 chromosome 11, palm_55x_up_171113_PBpolish2nd_filt_p, whole genome shotgun sequence genome encodes:
- the LOC103720888 gene encoding probable 2-oxoglutarate-dependent dioxygenase AOP1 codes for the protein MAQLQLPQIDLSGLREKHTGTPEWEAARAQVLQALRSYGCFEVIYDGVNQQLREAVFRNAAREVHSLPAETKSQSPGYLGHATFKAVDSSILDATPEGIQSFTNLMWPQGNASFCETIKCYVEGLKELGRMIQKMVLEGLGVEEYHDSLVESTHYTLRLSSYSNEPGQQQKMEAFPSHKDPNLLTIIFQDEISGLEVQIKNGDWIRASPNSFIVMPADSFEAWTNGRLQSVKHRVVLNGDEMRHSTILAAAPKEGYVVQAPKKLVDQHHPALFKPFDFAEYFRFRTSEAALKAEDVLKAYCGVQGDQVEEEA